In Massilia forsythiae, one DNA window encodes the following:
- the uppS gene encoding polyprenyl diphosphate synthase translates to MIFKSSTTAVPEAPSVPRHIAIIMDGNGRWATKRLLPRVAGHVKGVDAVRKIVEACVERGVEYLTLFAFSSENWRRPADEVSYLMGLFVSALEREVSKMHANNIRLKVVGDLSRFDAKLQDMIANAERRTAGNSRLTVSVCANYGGRWDIMQATSKMIAANPGVADYTEDMLAPHLAMAYAPEPDLFIRTGGEERISNFLLWQLAYSELYFTDAFWPDFSPASLDTAIASYQSRERRFGRTGEQVAKKT, encoded by the coding sequence ATGATTTTCAAAAGTTCGACCACTGCAGTACCCGAAGCGCCATCGGTGCCGCGCCACATCGCCATCATCATGGACGGCAACGGCCGCTGGGCGACCAAGCGCCTGCTGCCGCGCGTCGCCGGCCACGTCAAGGGCGTGGATGCCGTGCGCAAGATCGTCGAGGCCTGCGTGGAGCGCGGCGTCGAGTACCTGACGCTGTTCGCATTTTCCTCGGAAAACTGGCGCCGCCCCGCCGACGAGGTGTCCTACCTGATGGGCCTGTTCGTCAGCGCGCTCGAGCGCGAAGTGTCGAAGATGCACGCCAATAACATCCGCCTGAAGGTGGTGGGCGATTTGTCGCGCTTCGACGCCAAGCTGCAGGACATGATCGCCAACGCCGAGCGCCGCACCGCCGGCAACAGCCGCCTGACGGTCAGCGTGTGCGCCAACTACGGCGGCCGCTGGGACATCATGCAGGCGACCAGTAAAATGATCGCCGCCAATCCGGGCGTCGCCGACTACACCGAGGACATGCTGGCGCCGCACCTGGCGATGGCCTACGCGCCCGAGCCCGACCTGTTCATCCGCACCGGCGGCGAAGAGCGCATCTCGAATTTCCTGCTGTGGCAGCTGGCCTATTCCGAACTGTATTTCACGGATGCCTTCTGGCCCGATTTCTCGCCCGCGTCGCTGGATACCGCGATCGCGTCCTACCAGAGCCGCGAACGCCGCTTCGGCCGTACCGGCGAACAAGTCGCAAAGAAAACCTGA
- a CDS encoding phosphatidate cytidylyltransferase, whose translation MLKTRVITAVVLLAILLPVLYSNNFTAFALVATAFFGAAIWECFRLFNPGTQNAHIIALVWTAAFAAAVLTERINPSFWAALSLALWIARFAPSLKTGLPQLGTPSNTLLSLVYGFAIVGCFAAIVVLFSFSPMYLLSVMAIVWVADIGAYFAGKAFGKRKLAPSISPGKSWEGAIGGGIAVIVIASATVLFGGPAFANTFAVRVQHGFGWPALVAILVLMSAASVVGDLFESQLKRRAGMKDSSNLLPGHGGVLDRIDALIPVLPLAALIGSRL comes from the coding sequence ATGCTGAAAACCCGGGTCATCACCGCCGTCGTGCTGCTGGCAATCCTGTTGCCGGTCCTGTATTCCAACAATTTCACGGCCTTCGCGCTGGTGGCCACGGCGTTCTTCGGCGCCGCGATCTGGGAATGCTTCCGCCTGTTCAATCCGGGCACCCAGAACGCCCACATCATCGCACTGGTCTGGACCGCCGCCTTCGCCGCGGCGGTGCTGACCGAGCGCATCAATCCGTCGTTCTGGGCCGCGCTCAGCCTGGCGCTGTGGATCGCCCGTTTCGCGCCGTCGCTGAAGACCGGCCTGCCGCAGCTGGGCACGCCGTCGAATACGCTGCTGAGCCTGGTGTACGGCTTCGCCATCGTCGGCTGCTTCGCGGCGATCGTGGTGCTGTTCTCGTTCTCTCCGATGTACCTGCTGTCGGTGATGGCGATCGTCTGGGTCGCCGACATCGGCGCCTACTTCGCCGGCAAGGCCTTCGGCAAGCGCAAGCTGGCGCCGTCGATCTCGCCCGGCAAATCGTGGGAAGGCGCGATCGGCGGCGGCATCGCCGTGATCGTCATCGCATCGGCCACCGTGCTGTTCGGCGGCCCGGCCTTCGCCAATACCTTCGCGGTGCGCGTCCAGCACGGCTTCGGCTGGCCGGCGCTGGTTGCGATCCTGGTGCTGATGAGCGCGGCCAGCGTGGTCGGCGACCTGTTCGAATCCCAGCTCAAGCGCCGCGCCGGCATGAAGGACAGCAGCAACCTGTTGCCCGGCCATGGCGGCGTGCTCGACCGGATCGATGCGCTGATCCCGGTGTTGCCGCTGGCGGCCCTGATCGGCTCCCGGCTGTAA
- the ispC gene encoding 1-deoxy-D-xylulose-5-phosphate reductoisomerase, whose product MQRITILGATGSIGASTLDVLARHPERYSVYALSAHARVQELAGQCRRFRPQRAVVGSPEAAAQLAALLHDLPIDIGHGEAALCEIASSPDTDTVMAAIVGAAGLAPTLAAARAGKKVLLANKEALVMSGQLFMDAVREHGATLLPIDSEHNAIFQSLPSHYARDPNAAGVAKVLLTASGGPFLQRTVETLEHVTPEEACKHPNWSMGRKISVDSATMMNKGLEVIEAHWLFGAPADLIEVVIHPQSVIHSMVSYVDGSVLAQLGNPDMRTPIAHALAFPERIASGVAQLDLTQWAALQFHQPDFGRFPCLALAFDALRAGGTAPALLNAANEVAVQAFLDRRIGFRDIDRVVRRTMDASTYGDAASIEAVMAQDALARSAAGCIVDTLARA is encoded by the coding sequence ATGCAACGCATTACCATCCTGGGCGCCACCGGCTCGATCGGCGCCTCGACCCTGGACGTGCTCGCGCGTCATCCCGAACGCTACAGCGTGTACGCCCTGAGCGCGCACGCGCGCGTGCAGGAGCTGGCCGGGCAATGCCGCCGCTTCCGCCCGCAGCGCGCCGTGGTCGGCTCGCCCGAGGCGGCGGCGCAACTGGCCGCATTGCTGCACGACCTGCCGATCGACATCGGCCACGGCGAGGCGGCGCTGTGCGAGATCGCGTCCAGCCCGGACACCGATACCGTGATGGCCGCCATCGTCGGCGCCGCCGGTCTGGCGCCGACGCTGGCGGCGGCGCGCGCCGGCAAGAAGGTGCTGCTGGCCAACAAGGAAGCGCTGGTCATGTCCGGCCAGCTGTTCATGGACGCGGTGCGCGAGCACGGCGCCACGCTGCTGCCGATCGACAGCGAACACAATGCGATTTTTCAATCGCTGCCGAGCCATTACGCGCGCGATCCGAATGCGGCCGGCGTGGCGAAAGTGCTGCTGACCGCGTCCGGCGGCCCGTTCCTGCAGCGCACCGTCGAGACGCTCGAACATGTCACGCCGGAAGAAGCCTGCAAGCACCCGAACTGGTCGATGGGCCGCAAGATCTCGGTCGATTCGGCCACCATGATGAACAAGGGCCTGGAAGTGATCGAGGCGCACTGGCTGTTCGGCGCGCCGGCCGACCTGATCGAGGTGGTGATCCATCCGCAGAGCGTGATCCACTCGATGGTGTCCTACGTCGACGGCTCGGTGCTGGCCCAACTCGGCAACCCCGACATGCGCACCCCGATCGCCCATGCGCTGGCCTTCCCCGAGCGCATCGCCTCCGGCGTCGCGCAGCTGGACCTGACCCAATGGGCGGCGCTGCAGTTCCACCAGCCGGATTTCGGCCGCTTCCCGTGCCTGGCGCTGGCGTTCGACGCCTTGCGCGCGGGCGGTACCGCGCCGGCTTTGCTGAACGCCGCCAACGAAGTCGCTGTCCAAGCTTTCCTGGACCGGCGCATCGGCTTCCGCGACATCGACCGCGTGGTGCGGCGCACGATGGACGCCAGCACATACGGCGACGCAGCGAGCATCGAGGCGGTGATGGCGCAGGATGCCCTCGCGCGCAGCGCCGCCGGCTGCATCGTGGACACGCTGGCACGCGCCTGA
- the rseP gene encoding RIP metalloprotease RseP → MTATHILLGFLLGLGPLVILHELGHYLVARLCNVKVRRFSIGIGRVVWSRRFGADQTEWALSLLPFGGYVKMVDSRDPDCAPRDAAEAAREFTRQNVWKRIAIIAAGPITNFILAIGLLAALFMVGKDEPGTRLRAMAPDTPAYVAGMRGGDAVLAVNGKPVQSWSDLRWEIGQAAVDKREAELTLRGAGAGSGGGDYRAILPAAALARLDPETDAMTALGLQMWRPRPTVEKVLPGGAAERAGLRAGDLVTAVDGKPLADGLDFIAAVRAAAGRTLQVGVLRAGQALVLPLTPERDPAGGAGVVKLMVAQAPQMVTVRAGPLDAVAKGVGRVWEGSVTTLKMLGKMVTGQVSLKNVSGPITIAHVAGQAVDAGFGYYFEILAFISLSLGVMNLLPIPVLDGGQLLYYSLEVLTGRPMPARIGEIAQLAGIGLLLMLMALAVFNDLVRLL, encoded by the coding sequence ATGACCGCTACCCATATCCTGCTCGGCTTCCTGCTGGGCCTCGGCCCCCTGGTCATCCTGCATGAACTGGGGCACTACCTCGTGGCGCGCCTGTGCAACGTCAAGGTGCGCCGCTTCTCGATCGGCATCGGACGGGTGGTGTGGTCGCGCCGCTTTGGCGCCGACCAGACCGAGTGGGCGCTCTCGCTGCTGCCGTTCGGCGGCTACGTCAAGATGGTCGACAGCCGCGACCCGGATTGCGCGCCGCGCGACGCCGCCGAAGCGGCGCGCGAGTTCACCCGCCAGAACGTGTGGAAGCGCATCGCCATCATCGCCGCGGGCCCGATCACCAATTTCATCCTGGCCATCGGCCTGCTGGCGGCGCTGTTCATGGTCGGCAAGGACGAGCCCGGCACGCGCCTGCGCGCCATGGCGCCGGACACCCCGGCCTACGTGGCCGGCATGCGCGGCGGCGACGCCGTGCTGGCGGTGAACGGCAAGCCGGTGCAGTCGTGGAGCGACCTGCGCTGGGAAATCGGCCAGGCCGCGGTCGACAAGCGCGAAGCCGAACTGACGCTGCGTGGCGCGGGCGCAGGCAGCGGCGGCGGGGACTACCGCGCCATCCTGCCGGCGGCCGCGCTGGCGCGCCTGGATCCGGAAACCGATGCGATGACCGCGCTGGGCCTGCAGATGTGGCGCCCGCGCCCGACCGTGGAAAAGGTGCTGCCGGGCGGCGCCGCCGAACGCGCCGGCCTGCGCGCCGGCGACCTGGTGACCGCGGTGGATGGCAAGCCGCTGGCCGACGGCCTGGATTTCATCGCCGCCGTGCGCGCCGCCGCCGGGCGCACGCTGCAGGTGGGCGTGCTGCGCGCCGGCCAGGCGCTGGTGCTGCCCTTGACGCCGGAGCGCGATCCGGCCGGCGGCGCCGGCGTGGTGAAACTGATGGTGGCGCAGGCGCCGCAGATGGTCACGGTGCGCGCCGGCCCGCTGGACGCCGTCGCCAAGGGCGTGGGCCGCGTCTGGGAGGGCAGCGTGACCACCCTCAAGATGCTGGGCAAGATGGTCACCGGGCAGGTTTCGCTGAAAAACGTTTCCGGTCCGATCACCATCGCCCACGTCGCCGGGCAGGCCGTGGACGCCGGTTTCGGCTATTACTTCGAGATCCTGGCCTTCATCAGCCTCAGTCTGGGTGTAATGAATCTGTTACCAATTCCCGTTCTGGATGGGGGCCAATTGCTGTATTATTCGCTGGAAGTTTTGACCGGGCGCCCCATGCCCGCGCGGATCGGCGAGATCGCGCAGCTTGCGGGAATAGGCCTGCTGCTCATGCTGATGGCGCTCGCCGTCTTCAACGACCTGGTGCGGTTGCTTTGA
- the bamA gene encoding outer membrane protein assembly factor BamA — translation MNLHPDRFALPGFALPCRRRSLIAAAVLALCAGHAAAVAPFVVKDIRVEGIQRTEAGTVFSYLPVRVGETFDDDKGTAAIKALYATGFFKDVRLEEENGVLVVLVEERPAISTVDFTGTKEFEKDMLVKALREIGVGETKIFDKASVDRAEQELKRQYLSHGLYGVKITTTVTPIERNRVTITFNVDEGDVAKIKGINIVGNKVFSDKELRSQLQLSTSGWLTWYSKADQYSKQKLTGDLEAIKSFYLNRGYLEANVESTQVSITPDKKDIYLTINITEGEKYTVSGIKLDGEMFGREAELRQLVLLQPGQAYSGELQEASNKRISDRLASFGYAFASVTANPEINRDKREVAFTFLVDPGKRAYVRHMTISGNTITRDEVIRREFRQFESSWYDPNRVKLSRDRVDRLGYFKDVTVETPESQGTTDQVDVNIAVTEKPTGNFMVGGAFSQAEKFTFTASITQANFAGSGNTVGIDLNTSKYNRTIQFSQTNPYFTDEGIQRAFSVYLRTSRPPAINLGSYSVRQTGTNMTFGVPFSEIDTVFFGAGLERTTLETDESSPTLYQQFVAQNGGPSTGIGTATTNAIPLTVAWGRDSRDSAVTPTRGRYQRANLEVDLLGDSKYYRAIYEQQWYRPITRWMTLALKGELDYGSGIGGHAYPVFKNFYGGGIGSVRGYESSSLGILDPRTYDALGGAKRVIGNAELQFPFPGSGTDRSLRWFTFADTGQIYQQGQKIRASELRYSAGIGLSWISPVGPLKLSYAKPLNAKPGDRLERFQFQMGTGF, via the coding sequence ATGAACTTACATCCTGATCGCTTTGCCCTGCCTGGTTTTGCCCTGCCTTGCCGTCGTCGCAGCCTGATCGCCGCCGCCGTGCTGGCCCTGTGCGCCGGCCACGCCGCCGCCGTCGCTCCCTTCGTCGTGAAGGACATCCGGGTCGAAGGCATCCAGCGCACCGAGGCGGGCACGGTATTCAGCTACCTGCCGGTGCGCGTGGGCGAGACCTTCGACGATGACAAGGGCACCGCCGCGATCAAGGCCCTGTACGCGACCGGCTTCTTCAAGGACGTGCGCCTGGAAGAGGAAAACGGCGTGCTGGTGGTGCTGGTCGAGGAGCGTCCGGCGATTTCCACCGTGGACTTCACCGGCACCAAGGAATTCGAGAAGGACATGCTGGTCAAGGCCCTGCGCGAGATCGGCGTGGGCGAGACCAAGATCTTCGACAAGGCCTCGGTCGACCGCGCCGAGCAGGAACTCAAGCGCCAGTACCTGTCGCACGGCCTGTACGGCGTCAAGATCACCACCACCGTCACGCCGATCGAACGCAACCGCGTGACGATCACCTTCAACGTCGACGAAGGCGACGTCGCCAAGATCAAGGGCATCAACATCGTCGGCAACAAGGTATTCTCGGACAAGGAACTGCGTTCGCAACTGCAGCTGTCGACCTCGGGCTGGCTGACCTGGTACTCCAAGGCGGACCAGTACTCGAAGCAGAAGCTGACCGGCGACCTGGAGGCGATCAAGTCGTTCTACCTGAACCGCGGCTACCTGGAAGCCAACGTCGAATCGACACAGGTGTCGATCACGCCGGACAAGAAGGACATCTACCTCACCATCAACATCACCGAAGGCGAGAAATACACCGTCTCCGGCATCAAGCTGGACGGCGAGATGTTCGGGCGCGAGGCGGAGCTGCGCCAGCTGGTGCTGCTGCAGCCGGGCCAGGCCTATTCGGGCGAATTGCAGGAAGCGTCCAACAAGCGCATCTCGGACCGCCTGGCCAGCTTCGGCTATGCCTTCGCCAGCGTCACCGCCAATCCGGAAATCAACCGCGACAAGCGCGAGGTGGCGTTCACCTTCTTAGTCGATCCGGGCAAGCGCGCCTACGTGCGCCACATGACGATCTCGGGCAACACCATCACCCGCGACGAAGTGATCCGCCGCGAATTCCGCCAGTTCGAAAGCTCGTGGTACGACCCGAATCGTGTAAAGCTCTCGCGCGACCGCGTCGACCGCCTCGGCTACTTCAAGGACGTGACGGTGGAGACGCCGGAGTCGCAGGGCACCACCGACCAGGTCGACGTCAACATCGCCGTCACCGAAAAACCGACCGGCAACTTCATGGTCGGCGGCGCGTTCTCGCAGGCGGAAAAGTTCACCTTCACCGCGTCGATCACGCAGGCCAACTTCGCCGGCAGCGGCAACACCGTCGGCATCGACCTGAACACCAGCAAGTACAACCGCACGATCCAGTTCTCGCAGACCAATCCGTACTTCACCGACGAAGGCATCCAGCGCGCGTTCTCGGTCTACCTGCGCACCTCGCGGCCGCCGGCGATCAACCTCGGTTCGTACTCGGTGCGCCAGACCGGCACCAACATGACCTTCGGCGTGCCGTTCTCGGAAATCGACACCGTGTTCTTCGGCGCCGGCCTCGAGCGCACCACGCTGGAAACCGACGAAAGCTCGCCGACCCTGTACCAGCAGTTCGTGGCGCAGAACGGCGGCCCGTCCACCGGCATCGGCACCGCCACCACCAACGCCATCCCGCTGACGGTGGCGTGGGGCCGCGACTCGCGCGACAGCGCGGTCACGCCGACGCGCGGCCGCTACCAGCGCGCCAACCTGGAAGTCGACCTGCTGGGCGACTCGAAGTACTACCGCGCCATCTACGAACAGCAGTGGTACCGTCCGATCACGCGCTGGATGACGCTGGCGCTGAAGGGCGAGCTCGACTACGGTTCGGGCATCGGCGGCCACGCCTATCCGGTGTTCAAGAACTTCTACGGCGGCGGTATCGGTTCGGTGCGCGGCTACGAGAGTTCGTCGCTGGGCATCCTCGATCCGCGCACCTACGATGCCCTGGGCGGCGCCAAGCGCGTGATCGGCAACGCCGAGCTGCAGTTCCCGTTCCCGGGCAGCGGCACCGACCGCAGCCTGCGCTGGTTCACCTTCGCCGACACCGGCCAGATCTACCAGCAGGGCCAGAAGATCCGCGCGTCGGAACTGCGCTACTCCGCGGGTATCGGCCTGTCGTGGATTTCCCCGGTGGGTCCGCTGAAGTTGAGTTATGCTAAGCCCTTGAACGCCAAGCCTGGCGACCGCCTGGAACGCTTCCAGTTCCAGATGGGCACCGGCTTTTAA
- a CDS encoding OmpH family outer membrane protein, translating into MLNKVIASLPRGIVLAALCAGTAVHAQAQSLPGRIGFVYTERLMTESKLAKNADEKLQAEFSKRQKQVDDVMARFKAAREKFDGEAPRLSDAERTRRTRELLDMEKDLQRMQREYNEDLFQRKNEERSAIAQRAYKLIEQVAEQEHLDVVLQESIWTSPRIDITDKILKLLDK; encoded by the coding sequence ATGTTGAACAAAGTAATAGCCTCGCTGCCCCGCGGTATCGTGCTGGCCGCCCTGTGCGCCGGTACGGCGGTCCATGCGCAGGCGCAGAGCTTGCCCGGGCGCATCGGTTTCGTCTATACCGAAAGGCTGATGACGGAATCCAAGCTGGCCAAGAACGCCGACGAAAAGCTGCAGGCCGAGTTTTCCAAGCGCCAGAAGCAGGTCGACGACGTGATGGCGCGCTTCAAGGCGGCGCGCGAGAAATTCGACGGCGAGGCGCCGCGCCTGTCCGACGCCGAGCGCACGCGCCGCACGCGCGAACTGCTCGACATGGAAAAGGACTTGCAGCGCATGCAGCGCGAGTACAACGAGGACCTGTTCCAGCGCAAAAACGAAGAGCGTTCGGCGATCGCCCAGCGCGCCTACAAGCTGATCGAGCAGGTGGCCGAGCAGGAACACCTCGACGTGGTGCTGCAGGAATCGATCTGGACCAGCCCGCGCATCGACATCACCGACAAGATCCTCAAGCTGCTGGACAAGTAA
- the lpxD gene encoding UDP-3-O-(3-hydroxymyristoyl)glucosamine N-acyltransferase has product MGTRLGDLVERFGGQLVGDPDLDVQGIAPLDSAGASHISFLSNSKLRALAAQSSAAALILAPLDDQSVAATYAGARIVTTNPYAYFARAAQYFAALEESVPAPGIHPSAVVHDSARVDASAHVGPNVTVEAGAAIGPGVVIDAGCFVGAHAEIGEGTRLFANVTFHARCVIGKRGILHSGAVIGTDGFGFARENGAYIKIPQTGRVLMGDDVDIGANTTVDRGALADTVIEDGVKLDNQIQIGHNCHIGAHTAMAGCVGVAGSAKIGKHCTFGGAAMVLGHLEIADNVHISSGSMVSRSVLEPGQYTGFYPLAKNAEWEKSAAIVRNLSSMREKIRALEKQIKQLTEQAQQQ; this is encoded by the coding sequence ATGGGCACTCGACTGGGTGATTTGGTCGAACGCTTCGGCGGCCAGCTGGTGGGTGACCCGGACCTCGACGTCCAGGGCATCGCACCGCTGGACAGCGCCGGCGCTTCGCACATCAGCTTTCTCAGCAACAGCAAACTGCGCGCCCTGGCGGCGCAGAGCAGCGCGGCGGCACTGATCCTGGCGCCGCTGGACGACCAGAGCGTGGCCGCCACCTATGCCGGCGCGCGCATCGTCACCACCAACCCGTACGCCTATTTCGCGCGCGCCGCCCAGTACTTCGCGGCGCTGGAAGAGAGCGTGCCGGCGCCCGGCATCCATCCGAGCGCCGTCGTGCACGACAGCGCGCGCGTGGACGCCAGCGCGCACGTCGGCCCCAACGTCACGGTCGAGGCCGGCGCGGCGATCGGCCCCGGCGTGGTGATCGATGCCGGCTGCTTCGTCGGCGCGCACGCCGAGATCGGCGAAGGCACGCGCCTGTTCGCCAACGTCACCTTCCACGCGCGCTGCGTGATCGGCAAGCGCGGCATCCTGCACTCGGGCGCCGTGATCGGCACCGACGGCTTCGGCTTCGCACGCGAGAACGGCGCCTACATCAAGATCCCGCAGACCGGGCGCGTGCTGATGGGCGACGACGTCGACATCGGCGCCAACACCACGGTCGACCGCGGCGCGCTGGCCGACACCGTCATCGAGGACGGCGTCAAGCTCGACAACCAGATCCAGATCGGCCACAACTGCCACATCGGTGCGCACACGGCGATGGCCGGCTGCGTCGGCGTGGCCGGCAGCGCCAAGATCGGCAAGCACTGCACCTTCGGCGGCGCCGCCATGGTGCTGGGCCACCTGGAAATCGCCGACAATGTCCATATCTCCTCGGGCAGCATGGTGTCGCGCTCGGTGCTGGAGCCGGGGCAGTACACCGGCTTCTACCCGCTGGCCAAGAATGCGGAATGGGAAAAGTCCGCCGCCATCGTGCGCAACCTTTCCTCGATGCGCGAGAAAATCCGCGCATTGGAAAAACAGATCAAACAATTGACGGAACAAGCACAACAACAATGA
- the fabZ gene encoding 3-hydroxyacyl-ACP dehydratase FabZ, translating to MTTTEAKTSDAAASKTLNITQIKEYLPHRYPLLLVDRVVDYELGKTITAIKNVTVNEEFFNGHFPHQPVMPGVLMVEALAQTAAILSFMTMGVKPDENSVVYFVGIDNVRFKRPVEPGDQLKMDVEILRTSRGIWKYKAQASVDGKVAVEAELMCTIRGAAQAQMSPGAAAAPAAAGQ from the coding sequence ATGACCACGACCGAAGCCAAGACCAGCGACGCCGCCGCGTCCAAGACCCTGAACATCACGCAAATCAAGGAATACCTGCCGCACCGCTATCCGCTGCTGCTGGTGGACCGCGTGGTCGACTACGAACTGGGCAAGACCATCACCGCGATCAAGAACGTCACCGTGAACGAGGAATTCTTCAATGGCCACTTCCCGCACCAGCCGGTGATGCCGGGCGTGCTGATGGTCGAGGCGCTGGCCCAGACCGCCGCCATCCTGTCCTTCATGACGATGGGCGTGAAGCCGGACGAGAACTCGGTGGTGTACTTCGTCGGCATCGACAACGTGCGCTTCAAGCGTCCGGTCGAGCCGGGCGACCAGCTGAAGATGGACGTCGAGATCCTGCGCACCTCGCGCGGCATCTGGAAGTACAAGGCGCAGGCCAGCGTCGACGGCAAGGTGGCGGTGGAAGCGGAACTGATGTGCACCATCCGCGGCGCCGCCCAGGCGCAGATGAGCCCGGGCGCAGCGGCGGCACCGGCGGCGGCGGGGCAGTAA
- the lpxA gene encoding acyl-ACP--UDP-N-acetylglucosamine O-acyltransferase: MSRIHPSAIVDPGAQLDSSVEVGPYSIVGANVRIDAGTRVGPHVVIEGHTTIGRDNHIFQFASLGAQPQDKKWAGEPTRLEIGDRNTIREFCTFNTGTVQDEGVTRLGDDNWMSAYTHLAHDCRVGSNTIFSNNAQLAGHVHVGDWAILSGYCGVHQFCKIGAHAFIGMYTSLTQDVPPFVLVSGNPAAAHGVNIEGMKRRGFTREQINAVRNAYKLVYRSGLTLEEAKAKLAEEEQGAGEAAPQVRALRDFLDATSRGIVR; the protein is encoded by the coding sequence ATGAGCAGGATCCATCCGAGCGCGATCGTCGATCCGGGCGCCCAGCTGGACAGCTCGGTCGAGGTCGGCCCGTATTCGATCGTCGGCGCCAACGTGCGCATCGATGCCGGCACCCGCGTCGGCCCGCACGTGGTCATCGAAGGCCACACGACGATCGGCCGCGACAACCACATCTTCCAGTTCGCCTCGCTGGGCGCGCAGCCGCAGGACAAGAAGTGGGCCGGCGAGCCGACCCGCCTGGAGATCGGCGACCGCAACACCATCCGCGAATTCTGCACCTTCAACACCGGCACCGTGCAGGACGAGGGCGTGACGCGCCTGGGCGACGACAACTGGATGTCGGCCTACACCCACCTGGCGCACGACTGCCGCGTGGGCAGCAACACGATCTTTTCCAACAATGCGCAACTGGCCGGGCACGTGCACGTGGGCGACTGGGCGATCCTGTCCGGCTATTGCGGCGTGCACCAGTTCTGCAAGATCGGCGCCCACGCCTTCATCGGCATGTACACCAGCCTGACCCAGGACGTGCCGCCGTTCGTGCTGGTCTCCGGCAACCCGGCGGCGGCGCACGGCGTCAACATCGAGGGCATGAAGCGGCGCGGTTTTACGCGCGAGCAGATCAACGCCGTGCGCAACGCCTACAAGCTGGTCTACCGCTCCGGCCTGACGCTGGAAGAAGCCAAGGCGAAACTGGCCGAGGAAGAGCAGGGCGCGGGCGAGGCGGCGCCGCAGGTGCGTGCGCTGCGCGACTTCCTGGATGCGACCAGCCGTGGCATCGTCCGCTGA
- the lpxB gene encoding lipid-A-disaccharide synthase, giving the protein MASSADLDVGAAPALALVAGEVSGDLLAARLMAGLAPRLPGVRYSGIGGPRMLEQGLVSDVPMDTLTVRGLLPVLLRYRELKGIQDRLRDRLLAERPAAFIGADYPGFNLGLEQQLRAAGIPTVHFVGPQIWAWRRARIKKIQRAVSHMLVIFPFEEAIYREAGVPVTYIGHPLAETIPLQPDVAGARRALGIPVDATVVTVMPGSRMAEIKYLAEPFVRAVRLLAARDASLRFIAPMAGERQKAYFRQVVAQAGLQDVPLTLVDGASHDCIAAADAVLAASGTATLEVALFKKPMAIAYKVLPAEWMIIRHMGYLPWIGLPNILAREFLVPEFLQHAATPEALADALWFQLTEENNRARLRERFTEMHHGLLRDSARASADAVLRVIGR; this is encoded by the coding sequence GTGGCATCGTCCGCTGACCTGGATGTAGGCGCAGCGCCCGCGCTGGCGCTGGTCGCGGGCGAAGTCTCGGGCGACCTGCTGGCGGCGCGCCTGATGGCCGGCCTGGCGCCGCGCCTGCCCGGCGTGCGCTATTCCGGCATCGGCGGGCCGCGCATGCTGGAGCAGGGGCTGGTGTCGGACGTGCCGATGGACACGCTGACGGTGCGCGGCCTGCTGCCGGTGCTGCTGCGCTACCGCGAGCTGAAGGGCATCCAGGACCGGCTGCGCGACCGCCTGCTGGCCGAACGTCCGGCCGCCTTCATCGGCGCCGACTACCCCGGCTTCAACCTGGGGCTGGAACAGCAGCTGCGCGCGGCCGGCATCCCGACCGTGCACTTCGTCGGGCCGCAGATCTGGGCCTGGCGGCGCGCGCGCATCAAGAAGATCCAGCGCGCGGTGTCGCACATGCTGGTGATCTTCCCGTTCGAGGAAGCGATTTATCGCGAGGCCGGCGTGCCGGTGACCTACATCGGCCACCCGCTGGCCGAGACCATCCCGTTGCAGCCGGACGTGGCCGGCGCGCGCCGTGCGCTCGGCATTCCCGTCGACGCCACGGTGGTGACGGTGATGCCGGGCAGCCGCATGGCGGAAATCAAGTACCTGGCCGAGCCCTTCGTGCGTGCGGTGCGCCTGCTGGCGGCGCGCGACGCGTCGCTGCGTTTCATCGCGCCGATGGCGGGCGAGCGGCAAAAGGCGTATTTCAGGCAGGTCGTGGCGCAGGCCGGATTGCAGGACGTGCCCTTGACGCTGGTGGACGGCGCCTCGCACGACTGCATCGCCGCCGCCGACGCGGTGCTGGCGGCGTCCGGCACGGCCACGCTGGAGGTGGCGCTGTTCAAGAAGCCGATGGCGATCGCCTACAAGGTGCTGCCGGCCGAATGGATGATCATCCGCCACATGGGTTACCTGCCGTGGATCGGGCTGCCGAACATCCTGGCGCGCGAATTCCTGGTGCCGGAATTCCTGCAGCACGCGGCCACGCCCGAGGCGCTGGCGGACGCGCTGTGGTTCCAGCTGACCGAAGAGAACAACCGCGCGCGCCTGCGCGAGCGCTTTACCGAGATGCACCACGGCCTGCTGCGCGACAGCGCGCGCGCCAGCGCCGACGCGGTGCTGCGGGTGATAGGCCGGTAA